A region of Pempheris klunzingeri isolate RE-2024b chromosome 15, fPemKlu1.hap1, whole genome shotgun sequence DNA encodes the following proteins:
- the trim110 gene encoding E3 ubiquitin/ISG15 ligase TRIM25, which translates to MASLEEELTCSVCRDIFSQAHPLPCGHSFCPCCIREAWSNQGEDRSRFTCPQCQEEHGEVLCDCCPPKAEEGQPSLAIKTCLRCEVSLCAEHLQPHLERPAFNSHLLVAPLGDLSQRRCPTHAEILRYYCADERVYVCGDCLLGGGHSQHKVKALRHVEEDLKIILQTLFTKAEEKLTDGERILKEHENIDSIMADSLRKDDTQVERVGSDLQVQVRELVVALREITKRERQQVIDRVHEDCSKVRDEMSQTLSIQHYLASLLAETDPFLLVWAFQSDDTKLLADLNSPLFTPEPVSLDRKHILEDVESKYREFITATLRCLSELKRELLTSPLSLDTNTAHPLLSICDDLRTVTRVKERLPCAAHPERFDHWPQVLTVQTFSSGTHYWELEAVGFWDIGVCYRSIGRKGKEGNAFGNNKVSWSLTQQHDRKLAAWHNRRKTRLMYQMTGNRVAVALDYGAGTITFSEVGPSNSLTHLHTFSATFTQPVCLGFGLYKAELHSRISVVKV; encoded by the exons ATGGCGTCCCTGGAGGAAGAGCTGACCTGCTCTGTGTGCCGAGACATCTTTAGCCAAGCCCATCCCCTTCCCTGTGGTCACAGCTTCTGCCCCTGCTGCATCCGTGAGGCCTGGAGCAACCAGGGCGAGGACAGAAGTCGCTTTACCTGCCCCCAGTGTCAGGAGGAGCACGGTGAAGTGCTGTGTGACTGCTGCCCTCCCAAGGCAGAGGAGGGACAGCCATCGCTGGCCATCAAGACCTGCCTGAGGTGTGAAGTGTCACTGTGTGCCGAACACCTTCAACCCCATCTGGAGAGGCCAGCGTTTAACAGCCACCTGTTGGTGGCTCCTCTGGGGGACCTCTCCCAGAGAAGGTGCCCAACACACGCCGAAATATTGCGCTACTACTGCGCCGATGAGAGGGTGTACGTGTGTGGGGACTGTCTGCTGGGGGGAGGCCACAGTCAGCACAAAGTGAAGGCGCTGAGACACGTGGAAGAGGATCTGAAG ATCATCCTCCAGACCCTGTTCacaaaagcagaggagaaattGACAGATGGAGAGCGAATCTTAAAAGAGCATGAGAATATTGATTCCATCATGGCT GACTCCCTGAGGAAGGATGACACCCAGGTGGAGCGGGTGGGGTCAGACCTGCAGGTCCAGGTGAGGGAGCTGGTGGTCGCCCTGAGGGAGATCACcaagagggagagacagcagGTGATAGACCGTGTCCATGAAGACTGCTCCAAGGTGAGAGACGAAATGAGCCAGACGCTGAGCATCCAGCACTACCTGGCCTCGCTGCTGGCAGAGACGGACCCCTTCCTGCTCGTCTGG GCTTTTCAGTCAGATGACACAAA GTTACTAGCCGACCTGAACAGCCCACTTTTTACCCCCGAACCTGTCAGTCTAGACAGGAAACACATCTTGGAGGACGTAGAGAGCAAGTACCGAGAGTTCATCACCGCCACTCTCCGTTGCCTCAGTGAACTTAAGCGGGAGCTCC TAACCAGCCCATTGTCTCTGGACACCAACACGGCCCATCCTCTGTTGAGCATCTGTGATGACCTTCGCACAGTGACGCGGGTTAAAGAGCGCCTGCCCTGCGCTGCTCACCCTGAACGCTTCGACCACTGGCCGCAGGTCCTCACCGTCCAGACCTTCTCTTCTGGGACTCACTACTGGGAGCTGGAGGCTGTGGGATTCTGGGATATCGGAGTCTGCTACAGGAGCATTGGACGGAAGGGGAAAGAGGGCAACGCCTTTGGGAACAACAAG GTATCATGGAGCTTGACACAGCAGCATGACAGGAAACTGGCCGCCTGGCACAACCGCAGGAAGACGCGCCTCATGTACCAGATGACTGGCAACCGAGTTGCCGTCGCCTTGGACTATGGTGCAGGCACCATCACCTTCTCCGAGGTGGGACCCTCTAACAGCCTGACCCACCTCCACACTTTCTCTGCCACGTTCACTCAGCCGGTGTGCCTCGGCTTTGGACTCTACAAAGCTGAGCTCCACAGCCGCATCTCTGTCGTCAAAGTCTGA
- the cbln12 gene encoding cerebellin 12: MRPSLVTFDLSVLLAVLLMWGPMESRGQNDTEPIILEGKCLVVCDSTPSSEPAGNALGMSVRSGSGRVAFSASRQTNHEPTDMSNRTMIIYFDNILVNVGTHFDQESSVFLAPRRGVYSFNFHVVKAYNRQTIQVSLMLNGWPMISAFAGDQDVTREAATNAGLVIMEKGDKAYLRLERGNLMGGWKYSTFSGFLVFPL, translated from the exons ATGCGTCCCAGCTTGGTCACCTTCGACCTCTCCGTACTGTTGGCTGTGCTCCTGATGTGGGGACCGATGGAGTCCAGGGGCCAGAATGACACAGAGCCCATCATCCTTGAGGGGAAATGCTTGGTCGTATGTGACTCCACTCCTTCGTCCGAGCCCGCCGGTAATGCCCTGGGAATGTCAGTCCGCTCCGGCTCCGGCCGGGTGGCCTTCTCCGCCAGCCGCCAGACCAACCACGAGCCCACAGACATGAGCAACCGCACAATGATCATCTACTTTGATAAT ATTTTAGTGAACGTGGGCACTCATTTTGACCAAGAGAGCAGCGTCTTCCTGGCACCAAGAAGAGGCGTTTACAGCTTCAACTTCCATGTTGTAAAGGCCTACAACAGACAAACTATTCAG GTCAGTCTGATGCTGAACGGCTGGCCAATGATTTCAGCTTTCGCCGGGGACCAGGATGTGACCAGAGAAGCTGCCACTAACGCCGGCCTGGTGATCATGGAGAAGGGGGACAAGGCCTACCTCAGACTGGAGAGAGGCAACCTGATGGGAGGCTGGAAGTACTCCACCTTCTCTGGGTTCCTGGTGTTCCCCTTGTGA